GCTGCCCCGTTTGATTCACTGAAGCTGTCCGACTTCGTGTCGGCAAAGGGATACGTCAAGGACCTGCAGATCACCGATGCCCAAAACCTCCGCGGCACATGGGCGCTTTTCGGCCTCGTGCACAACCGTTTCGATGCCACCCTGCTTCCCAACGGGCCCGTTTCACTTACCGCAGGCATGCGCAACCTGTTTCTGTACGGTGACCTGGCCAGCGACGGACCGGATCTCGCCCAGCTCACCGCGGTGACGCCGGGATATTTCGGCCTCAACAGGACATTCTCGAGCGGCCCTTCGTACAAGTTGACAAGCGAGCTCGACCGGCTTTACCTGCAATACGCATCCGACAAGCTGCAGGTGCGGGCCGGCCGCAGCCGCGTCAACTGGGGCATGAACCTGGTGTGGAACCCCAACGATCTGTTCAACGCTTCGTCGTACCTCGATTTCGATTACGAGGAGAAGCAGGGCACCGATGGCGCGGTTGTGAGTTGGTTTCCTTCGGTGACCTCCCAGCTTACGGCTGTGTATGAGGCGGGGGATTCGCTTGCTGCGATGGGAGGAGCTGCCCTGGCCCGCTGGAATGTATGGGGCTACGACATGCAAGTGCTTGGCGGCATTGTCAAAGGAGACGGATGTGCGGGTCTCGGCTGGTCGGGGCAGATCGGCGGGGGCGCATTCCGCGGCGAGGCAACATACTTTCGTCCAGTCATCGACAAACAGGGCCGACGCGAATCGGTCGCGGCGAGTGTCTCCGGAGATTACACGTTTCCGCACAACTTGTATGTGCAAGCAAGCGTGCTGTACAACAGCGCCGGCAGCGAAAAGAAGCACGAAAACTATTCGGCCCAACCCATGGACGGCCCGCTGGCGAAGCACCTTTCTCCAGCGGCGGTAACACTGTTTCTTGAGTGCGCAGACCAGATCACGCCGCTTGTCAGGATAGATGCGTTCACAATGGTAAATCCTATCGACGGCTCGGGCGTGGCGGGACCCACCGTCACGTTTTCAATTACCAACAACATCGACTTCGATCTCATCTGCCAAGGATTCTACGGCGAGAAAAACACCACGTTTGGCGGAAGAGGAACGGTGGCGGTGGTACGGGGGAAATGGAGTTTTTAATCGAGGGCAAACCATAGAAAAAAACATATTTTCTTGATGTGGGTTCGGAATGTCCCGCTATTCTCGATAAGGATCATCGATGACCGCACACGGCATCAATTTGTTATCCGGCGATCCGCTCTGGTACAAGGATGCGGTGATCTACCAGCTCCACGTCAAGAGCTTTCTCGACAGCACGGGCGACGGCACCGGCAATTTCGGCGGCCTCGCACTGCCTGCGCGGTTGTTGCGCGAATATTGTGCATCGGAGTAGTATAAAGTTTTAGTGACAAAAGGGCTGTTACCTTGCCCGTTCGGAAAAAAAATACGGGAACTGGTGCGTATCATGAGCCTTCGAATTAAACTGCCACTTTTCATTGTGGTGGTTGTTTTCATCACCGCCGTAGCCATCCTCACCGTCTCGGTGAGACAGACGCAGCGGCGAGCGGAAAAGAACATCGCCGACATACGTATCATAGAGACGAGCAGGGTGAAAAACGTGCTTCGGGAACAAGTGAACATTATCTATTCCATGATCAAGGCGGAACACCAGCGCTCGATGACGCAGGAAGACATGACTTCGATCCTGGACAAGATCAAAACCATTACCTACGATAAAGGTCGCGGGTATTTCTGGATTTCAGACACCCATGACTCGCCAAAGATTCTCATTCATCCGTATCTGGGCGGCTTGTCGGGACCGGACAGTGCAAAGATCCTGTCCTTGGTCAGTACGGTCAACCGGCTGGTCCGCACGCACGGCGAAGGGTATTATGAGCTTACCTGGCCGCGGTTGGACGAGAAAGGGTTTTCAGATTCGTCGTTTTCAAAACTCTGCTTCGCACGGTTGTATACGCCCCTGGGCTGGGTAGTTGCATCGGGACGTTATACCGATGACATCGACGACGTCATCCACCACCGCATTACTCAAACCAGGGAGGAGATAGATGTCATCATACGGGACCGCATTTTCTTCGCATTTGCCGTGCTTTTCGTAAGTACCGTCGCCATTTTTGTTTTTACCGGCCTGATAACGGGACCTATAAACAAGCTTGTCACGCTCACTGAGCAGATTTCCTCGGGGACAAAAGGCTTTACGGAACGGATCACGTTGCGCTCGCGCGACGAGATCGGCCGGCTGGCGCGCTCCTTCAACGCAATGCTCGGCCACATCCAGACCACCATGGACAAACTGGAGGAAAACGGCCGCAAATACCGTGAATTGGTTGAGAATGCAAACAGCGCTATCATCAGGATAGACAGACAGGGGAAAATTCTGTTCTTCAACGAATATGCTCAAAGAATGTTCGGATTTTCCGCGGCGGAAATCCAGGGGAAGAACATCACTAACATTGTTTCTGTATCCCCTGATGTACCGAACCCGAAAGCGCATTCGATATTGTACGACGTGCTTCTTTCCCCTGGAGCGTATATTTACAATGAAGAACAGGTGCAGACAAAGACGAACGAAAAAAAATGGGTCGCTTGGACAACCAGGCCTATTTACGACAACGCCGGCGTTCTCATGGAGATCCTTTGCGTCGGAAGCGATGTGACGGCCCGCAAGAAGGCCGAAGAGCTCGCCCAGCAGCAGCAGCGCACCCTGATCCAAACCGACAAAATGGCCACGCTGGGGATTCTCGTATCGG
The window above is part of the Chitinivibrionales bacterium genome. Proteins encoded here:
- a CDS encoding ATP-binding protein, translated to MSLRIKLPLFIVVVVFITAVAILTVSVRQTQRRAEKNIADIRIIETSRVKNVLREQVNIIYSMIKAEHQRSMTQEDMTSILDKIKTITYDKGRGYFWISDTHDSPKILIHPYLGGLSGPDSAKILSLVSTVNRLVRTHGEGYYELTWPRLDEKGFSDSSFSKLCFARLYTPLGWVVASGRYTDDIDDVIHHRITQTREEIDVIIRDRIFFAFAVLFVSTVAIFVFTGLITGPINKLVTLTEQISSGTKGFTERITLRSRDEIGRLARSFNAMLGHIQTTMDKLEENGRKYRELVENANSAIIRIDRQGKILFFNEYAQRMFGFSAAEIQGKNITNIVSVSPDVPNPKAHSILYDVLLSPGAYIYNEEQVQTKTNEKKWVAWTTRPIYDNAGVLMEILCVGSDVTARKKAEELAQQQQRTLIQTDKMATLGILVSGVAHEINNPNNFIILNGENLSEMWKDVMPVLDEYYASHPTYTLGGLPYKEMREELPGLLNGINQGARRIKRIVETLKDFSRQESGDLNQKIRLKDVVENASVILGNMIKTATKRFEVIEEGQIPEVTGNFQRLEQVVINLITNACEASKDHEKPITVTISYDDMKNRVSLSIHDEGQGIPPEHLKYIMDPFFTTKRDRGGTGLGLAISYSIVKDHGGDLRIKSAQNRGTTATILLPIT